From a region of the Arachis ipaensis cultivar K30076 chromosome B09, Araip1.1, whole genome shotgun sequence genome:
- the LOC107615384 gene encoding ATP-dependent DNA helicase PIF1-like: MPLPSGDEFGDDNEAWLWGMRWLQGQRAGGLGFKVNIPEDILIHDNEDGFNSLVNFVYPNLLLNLNNGSYFRDRTILAPTLDIVNDVNKHIMKSLIREAKTYLSSDSLSVEEGNMESELDTITSDVLNSINCSALSPHVLTLKEGVSVMLLRNINQSNGLCNGTRSQVRRLGNHVIECITLTGDKAGQVVLIPQMNMIPNNATIPFRFQRRQFPLVVSFSMTINKSQGQTLTTVGLYLPKPIFTHGQLYVALSRVKSKSGLKVLIENNSLKTKGNTINVVYREVFKNLSDRV, translated from the exons ATGCCTCTTCCAAGTGGAGACGAGTTTGGCGATGACAACGAAGCGTGGCTGTGGGGGATGCGGTGGCTGCAGGGCCAGAGAGCTGGAGGGCTAGG TTTCAAAGTTAACATACCTGAAgacatccttattcatgacaaTGAAGATGGTTTCAATTCTTTGGTTAATTTTGTGTATCCAAATTTGTTGCTAAATTTAAACAATGGGTCGTACTTTAGAGACAGAACAATACTTGCCCCTACACTTGATATTGTCAACGATGTTAACAAGCACATAATGAAATCTTTAATTAGAGAGGCGAAGACCTACCTTAGCTCTGATTCATTGTCCGTAGAGGAAGGTAACATGGAATCTGAATTAGATACAATCACTTCAGATGTTCTCAATTCTATAAATTGTTCAGCCTTGTCTCCTCACGTGTTGACTCTTAAAGAAGGTGTATCAGTAATGTTACTACGAAACATTAATCAATCAAATGGGCTATGCAATGGCACAAGATCACAGGTACGCAGGTTAGGTAATCATGTTATTGAATGTATCACATTAACAGGAGATAAAGCAGGTCAAGTGGTTTTGATACCACAGATGAACATGATACCCAACAATGCTACTATTCCTTTTAGGTTTCAAAGGAGGCAATTTCCATTAGTTGTTTCATTTTCTATGACTATTAACAAGTCTCAGGGTCAAACTTTAACAACTGTGGGATTGTACTTGCCGAAACCTATTTTTACCCATGGTCAACTATATGTTGCTCTATCAAGGGTAAAATCAAAATCCGGTTTAAAGGTATTAATTGAGAATAATTCATTAAAGACAAAAGGTAATACCATCAATGTTGTTTATAGAGAAGTATTTAAGAACCTCAGTGACCGTGTATAA
- the LOC110266821 gene encoding ATP-dependent DNA helicase PIF1-like, with amino-acid sequence MGRSLKEYDQMPLPTIDALDAIDDPLIMDEMNFDLSLLKEELQNNLPTMNLEQREAFDKVISAVNDDVGGFFFCDSTDGESKVNIPEDILIHDNEDGFNSLVNFVYPNLLLNLNNGSYFRDRTILAPTLDIVNDVNKHIMKSLIREAKTYLSSDSLSVEEGNMESELDTITSDVLNSINCSALSPHVLTLKEGVSVMLLRNINQSNGLCNGTRSQVRRLGNHVIECITLTGDKAGQVVLIPQMNMIPNNATIPFRFQRRQFPLVVSFSMTINKSQGQTLTTVGLYLPKPIFTHGQLYVALSRVKSKSGLKVLIENNSLKTKGNTINVVYREVFKNLSDRV; translated from the exons ATGGGTAGATCGCTTAAGGAGTATGATCAGATGCCTCTCCCTACTATCGATGCTCTAGATGCCATAGATGATCCTCTAATAATGGATGAGATGAACTTCGATTTATCCCTGCTTAAGGAGGAGTTGCAGAATAATTTACCCACAATGAATTTGGAGCAGCGTGAAGCATTTGATAAGGTGATTAGTGCTGTAAATGATGATGTTGGaggctttttttttt GTGATTCTACTGATGGAGAAAGCAAAGTTAACATACCTGAAgacatccttattcatgacaaTGAAGATGGTTTCAATTCTTTGGTTAATTTTGTGTATCCAAATTTGTTGCTAAATTTAAACAATGGGTCGTACTTTAGAGACAGAACAATACTTGCCCCTACACTTGATATTGTCAACGATGTTAACAAGCACATAATGAAATCTTTAATTAGAGAGGCGAAGACCTACCTTAGCTCTGATTCATTGTCCGTAGAGGAAGGTAACATGGAATCTGAATTAGATACAATCACTTCAGATGTTCTCAATTCTATAAATTGTTCAGCCTTGTCTCCTCACGTGTTGACTCTTAAAGAAGGTGTATCAGTAATGTTACTACGAAACATTAATCAATCAAATGGGCTATGCAATGGCACAAGATCACAGGTACGCAGGTTAGGTAATCATGTTATTGAATGTATCACATTAACAGGAGATAAAGCAGGTCAAGTGGTTTTGATACCACAGATGAACATGATACCCAACAATGCTACTATTCCTTTTAGGTTTCAAAGGAGGCAATTTCCATTAGTTGTTTCATTTTCTATGACTATTAACAAGTCTCAGGGTCAAACTTTAACAACTGTGGGATTGTACTTGCCGAAACCTATTTTTACCCATGGTCAACTATATGTTGCTCTATCAAGGGTAAAATCAAAATCCGGTTTAAAGGTATTAATTGAGAATAATTCATTAAAGACAAAAGGTAATACCATCAATGTTGTTTATAGAGAAGTATTTAAGAACCTCAGTGACCGTGTATAA